A genomic segment from Pristiophorus japonicus isolate sPriJap1 chromosome 16, sPriJap1.hap1, whole genome shotgun sequence encodes:
- the sox9a gene encoding transcription factor SOX-9a, with the protein MNLLNPFLKMTEEHEKTLSDVPSPTMSEGSTDSPCGSGAGSDAENTKPGENGQDDLCVQGLDSKKEDDDKFPACIREAVTQVLKGYDWTLVPMPVRVNGSSKNKPHVKRPMNAFMVWAQAARRKLADQYPHLHNAELSKTLGKLWRLLNEGEKRPFVEEAERLRVQHKKDHPDYKYQPRRRKSVKNGQGENEEGAEQTHITPNALFKVLQADSPHSASSMSDVHSPGEHSGQSQGPPTPPTTPKTEVQPAKPDLKREGRPLQEGGRQPHIDFSNVDIGELSSEVMSNMETFDVNEFDQYLPPNGHPGVPVTHAGHGQSAPTTYTGSYGISSTSVSQAAHPWLSKQHSMTGLASEQGQQQRTHIKTEQLSPSHYNEQQHSPQQINYGSFNMQHYSSSYPSIPRTQYEYSDHQNTNSYYSHAAGQTTGLYSTFTYMSPSQRPMYTPIADTTGVPSIPQTHSPQHWEQPVYTQLTRP; encoded by the exons ATGAATCTCCTCAATCCCTTCCTGAAAATGACAGAAGAACACGAAAAGACGCTCTCCGACGTGCCCAGCCCCACCATGTCGGAGGGATCGACCGATTCCCCGTGCGGATCTGGGGCTGGCTCCGACGCCGAGAACACCAAGCCCGGCGAGAACGGCCAGGACGATCTGTGCGTCCAGGGCTTGGATTCCAAGAAAGAAGACGACGACAAGTTCCCGGCGTGTATCCGGGAGGCGGTCACCCAGGTGCTCAAAGGATACGACTGGACACTGGTGCCCATGCCCGTACGCGTCAATGGCTCGTCCAAGAACAAACCTCACGTTAAGAGACCCATGAACGCCTTCATGGTCTGGGCTCAGGCAGCCCGCAGAAAGCTGGCGGATCAATACCCCCATCTGCACAATGCAGAACTGAGCAAAACCCTCGGCAAACTCTGGAG ATTGCTCAACGAGGGCGAGAAGCGCCCTTTCGTGGAGGAGGCTGAGCGCCTGAGGGTGCAGCACAAGAAAGATCATCCCGACTACAAGTACCAGCCCAGGCGGAGAAAGTCGGTGAAGAACGGGCAGGGCGAGAacgaggagggcgctgagcagactCACATCACCCCCAACGCACTCTTCAAAGTCCTGCAGGCGGACTCGCCACACTCCGCCTCCAGCATGAGCGACGTGCATTCTCCCGGAGAACACTCAG GGCAATCTCAAGGACCACCAACGCCTCCCACCACTCCCAAAACAGAAGTCCAGCCTGCTAAACCTGATCTGAAGCGTGAAGGACGCCCCCTGCAGGAAGGAGGGAGACAGCCTCACATTGATTTCAGCAATGTGGACATTGGAGAACTCAGCAGCGAGGTCATGTCCAACATGGAGACGTTCGACGTCAACGAGTTTGACCAGTACCTCCCGCCCAATGGGCACCCGGGAGTTCCAGTCACCCACGCCGGCCATGGGCAGAGCGCTCCGACCACCTACACAGGCAGCTACGGGATTAGCAGCACTTCGGTCAGCCAGGCGGCCCACCCTTGGTTGTCCAAGCAGCATTCCATGACGGGCCTCGCCAGTGAGCAGGGACAGCAGCAGAGGACACACATCAAGACAGAGCAGCTGAGCCCCAGCCACTACAACGAGCAGCAGCACTCGCCACAGCAGATCAACTATGGCTCCTTCAACATGCAACACTACAGTTCGTCGTACCCATCCATCCCTCGCACCCAGTACGAATATTCCGACCACCAGAATACCAATTCCTATTACAGCCACGCTGCAGGGCAGACCACAGGCCTGTACTCCACCTTCACCTACATGAGTCCATCCCAGCGCCCCATGTACACACCCATTGCAGACACCACGGGAGTCCCGTCCATCCCTCAAACCCACAGTCCGCAGCACTGGGAGCAGCCAGTCTACACACAGCTGACCAGACCTTAA